The Variovorax paradoxus B4 genome includes a region encoding these proteins:
- the phnL gene encoding phosphonate C-P lyase system protein PhnL, whose product MTTPLLLLQGVAKRFTLHHQNQLELSVFDAVDLSVSAGECVVLDGASGLGKSTLLKLIYANYRASAGRITVQAPAGPVDVTEVAPRELVRLRRDTIGYVSQFLRVIPRVPALDVVAEPLAEDAGDDPAGIEAARAEARRWLARLRIPERLWHLPPATFSGGEQQRINIARNMIKPKPLLLLDEPTASLDAANTTTVIELIREATARGAAIVGIFHDAEVGAAVATRRVNVGDFRSTRP is encoded by the coding sequence ATGACGACTCCCTTGCTTCTTCTTCAGGGCGTGGCCAAGCGCTTCACGCTGCACCACCAGAACCAGCTGGAGCTGTCGGTGTTCGACGCGGTCGACCTGAGCGTGAGCGCGGGCGAATGCGTGGTGCTCGACGGCGCCTCGGGCCTGGGCAAGAGCACGCTGCTCAAGCTCATCTACGCCAACTACCGCGCCAGCGCGGGCCGCATCACGGTGCAGGCGCCTGCCGGCCCGGTGGACGTGACCGAGGTGGCGCCGCGCGAGCTGGTGCGCCTGCGGCGCGACACCATCGGCTACGTGAGCCAGTTCCTGCGCGTGATCCCGCGCGTGCCCGCGCTCGACGTGGTGGCCGAGCCGCTGGCGGAGGACGCGGGCGACGACCCCGCGGGCATCGAGGCCGCGCGTGCCGAGGCGCGCCGCTGGCTCGCACGGCTGCGCATTCCCGAGCGCCTGTGGCACCTGCCGCCGGCCACCTTCTCGGGCGGCGAGCAGCAGCGCATCAACATCGCGCGCAACATGATCAAGCCCAAGCCGCTGTTGCTGCTGGACGAGCCCACCGCATCGCTGGATGCCGCCAACACGACCACCGTGATCGAGCTGATCCGCGAGGCCACGGCACGCGGCGCAGCCATCGTCGGCATCTTCCACGACGCCGAAGTGGGCGCGGCCGTGGCCACCCGCCGCGTCAACGTGGGCGACTTCAGGAGCACCCGGCCATGA
- a CDS encoding alpha-D-ribose 1-methylphosphonate 5-triphosphate diphosphatase, producing the protein MSAPIVFSNARMVLADEVVLGALSVAGGRIEALDSGATAAGTLDLDGDYLFPGLVEVHTDNLERHLMPRPKVQWAEMPALLAHDAEVAAAGITTVFDALGVGEADPESLRGSTWDTLLDVLDGCIEGDLLRADHHLHVRCELPAPNTIELFEPFRKHPRLSMISLMDHTPGQRQWENIEVARVYYTGKKGWSDDKFDRRVSEAVLLQTRYAQPHRRHFVEHCRMHGIALASHDDTTVAHVEQAHAEGASMSEFPTTLAAARAARELGLANIMGGPNVVRGGSHSGNVAAAELARQGLLDILSSDYVPGSLMSAVMRLVDEGICTLPEAVAMVSRAPARAAGLHDRGSLEPGLRADLVQVRITQMADGARHPVVRGVWRQGRRVI; encoded by the coding sequence ATGAGCGCACCCATCGTCTTTTCCAACGCGCGCATGGTGCTGGCCGACGAGGTGGTGCTGGGCGCGCTCTCGGTGGCCGGCGGGCGCATCGAGGCGCTGGACAGCGGCGCCACCGCTGCGGGCACGCTCGACCTCGACGGCGACTACCTGTTCCCGGGCCTGGTCGAGGTGCACACCGACAACCTGGAGCGGCACCTGATGCCGCGCCCCAAGGTGCAGTGGGCCGAAATGCCTGCACTGCTCGCGCACGACGCCGAGGTGGCCGCCGCCGGCATCACCACGGTGTTCGACGCGCTGGGCGTGGGCGAAGCCGACCCCGAGAGCCTGCGCGGCAGCACCTGGGACACGCTGCTCGACGTGCTCGACGGCTGCATCGAGGGCGACCTGCTGCGCGCCGACCACCACCTGCACGTGCGCTGCGAGCTGCCGGCGCCCAACACCATCGAGCTGTTCGAGCCGTTCCGCAAGCACCCGCGCCTGTCGATGATCTCGCTCATGGACCACACGCCGGGCCAGCGCCAGTGGGAGAACATCGAGGTTGCGCGCGTCTACTACACCGGCAAGAAGGGCTGGAGCGACGACAAGTTCGACCGCCGCGTCTCCGAGGCCGTGCTGCTGCAGACGCGCTATGCCCAGCCGCACCGCCGGCACTTCGTCGAGCATTGCCGCATGCACGGCATCGCGCTTGCGAGCCATGACGACACCACCGTGGCGCATGTGGAGCAGGCGCATGCGGAGGGCGCCAGCATGTCGGAATTCCCGACCACGCTGGCGGCCGCGCGCGCGGCGAGAGAGCTCGGGCTCGCCAACATCATGGGCGGGCCGAACGTGGTGCGGGGCGGCTCGCATTCGGGCAACGTGGCCGCGGCCGAGCTGGCGCGCCAGGGCCTGCTCGACATCCTTTCTTCCGACTATGTGCCCGGCAGCCTCATGAGTGCGGTGATGCGGCTGGTGGACGAGGGCATCTGCACGCTGCCCGAAGCGGTGGCGATGGTGAGCCGCGCACCCGCGCGCGCGGCCGGCCTGCACGACCGCGGCAGCCTGGAGCCGGGGCTGCGCGCCGACCTGGTGCAGGTGCGCATCACTCAGATGGCCGACGGTGCCAGGCACCCGGTGGTGCGCGGCGTGTGGCGCCAGGGCCGGCGCGTGATCTGA
- the phnC gene encoding phosphonate ABC transporter ATP-binding protein, translating into MTSVLRIHQLNKHFANGRHALRDVNLAVNRGEMVALIGASGSGKSTLLRHVAGLVAADGGTDSLIEIDGCCVQKGGRIHRDIRKMRSQVGFVFQQFNLVARLPVLVNVLVGSLHRMPWWRSWLRMFTAQERALALEALGRVGIADCHAQRASTLSGGQQQRAAIARTLVQGAKVVLADEPIASLDPESSRKVMEILARINREDGCTVIVSLHQVDIAMKYCPRVVALNQGQVVFDGPSSALTPALLRDLYGVQAEELLRPAAPAAAPEGANVHVLNPAAPVSWAAQAA; encoded by the coding sequence ATGACCAGTGTCCTGCGCATCCATCAACTGAACAAGCACTTCGCCAACGGCCGGCATGCGCTGCGCGACGTCAACCTGGCCGTGAACCGCGGCGAGATGGTGGCGTTGATCGGCGCCTCGGGCTCCGGCAAGTCCACGCTGCTGCGGCACGTGGCGGGCCTGGTGGCCGCCGATGGCGGCACCGATTCGCTGATCGAGATCGACGGCTGCTGCGTGCAGAAGGGCGGCCGCATCCACCGCGACATCCGCAAGATGCGCTCGCAGGTCGGCTTCGTGTTCCAGCAGTTCAACCTGGTGGCGCGGCTGCCGGTGCTGGTGAACGTGCTCGTCGGCTCGCTGCACCGCATGCCGTGGTGGCGCAGCTGGCTGCGCATGTTCACGGCACAGGAGCGCGCGCTGGCGCTGGAGGCCCTCGGGCGCGTGGGCATTGCCGACTGCCATGCGCAGCGCGCCTCCACGCTGTCGGGCGGCCAGCAGCAGCGCGCGGCCATTGCGCGCACGCTGGTGCAAGGCGCCAAGGTGGTGCTGGCCGACGAACCCATTGCATCGCTCGACCCCGAGTCCTCGCGCAAGGTGATGGAGATCCTCGCGCGCATCAACCGCGAGGACGGCTGCACCGTCATCGTGTCGCTGCACCAGGTCGACATCGCGATGAAGTACTGCCCTCGCGTGGTGGCGCTGAACCAGGGCCAGGTGGTGTTCGACGGCCCTTCCTCGGCGCTGACGCCCGCGCTGCTGCGCGACCTGTACGGCGTGCAGGCCGAGGAGCTGCTGCGGCCCGCCGCACCGGCCGCGGCACCCGAGGGCGCCAACGTGCACGTGCTGAACCCTGCTGCTCCCGTGTCGTGGGCTGCGCAAGCCGCATAG
- the phnD gene encoding phosphonate ABC transporter substrate-binding protein, with translation MIKKLIAAAALGLGLAGASLAQDINFGIISTEATQNLKGDWQPLIDDMSRQTGLKVTAFFAPDYAGIIEGMRFNKVHIGWFGNKSAMEAVDRASGEVFAQMVNADGTQGYYSHLIVNRESPLNTLDDVLKNAKNLSFGNGDPNSTSGYLVPGFYVFAQNKLDAKSIFKVTRSANHETNALAVANKQVDVATNNSENLEKVKERFPEKFKDIKIVWTSPLIPLDPLVMRKDLPEATKAKLRNFFYNYAKSDAREKEIVMKISKLSGFKESSDKQLLPIRQLDLFGQRTKIEADAVLGDADKKARLADIDKKLAALN, from the coding sequence ATGATCAAGAAACTCATTGCCGCCGCCGCGCTGGGCCTCGGCCTTGCCGGCGCGTCCCTCGCGCAGGACATCAACTTCGGCATCATCTCGACCGAGGCGACGCAGAACCTCAAGGGCGACTGGCAGCCGCTGATCGACGACATGAGCCGCCAGACCGGCCTGAAGGTCACGGCCTTCTTCGCACCCGATTACGCCGGCATCATCGAAGGCATGCGCTTCAACAAGGTGCACATCGGCTGGTTCGGCAACAAGTCGGCCATGGAAGCGGTCGACCGCGCGAGCGGCGAGGTGTTCGCGCAGATGGTCAACGCCGACGGCACGCAGGGCTACTACTCGCACCTGATCGTGAACCGCGAGAGCCCGCTCAACACGCTCGACGACGTGCTCAAGAATGCGAAGAACCTGAGCTTCGGCAACGGCGACCCGAACTCGACCTCGGGCTACCTGGTGCCGGGCTTCTACGTCTTCGCGCAGAACAAGCTCGATGCCAAATCGATCTTCAAGGTGACGCGCAGCGCCAACCACGAGACCAACGCGCTGGCCGTGGCCAACAAGCAGGTCGACGTGGCCACCAACAACAGCGAGAACCTCGAGAAGGTGAAGGAGCGCTTCCCCGAGAAGTTCAAGGACATCAAGATCGTCTGGACCTCGCCGCTGATTCCGCTCGACCCCCTCGTCATGCGCAAGGACCTGCCCGAGGCGACCAAGGCCAAGCTGCGCAACTTCTTCTACAACTACGCCAAGTCCGATGCGCGCGAGAAGGAAATCGTCATGAAGATCTCGAAGCTCTCGGGCTTCAAGGAATCGAGCGACAAGCAGCTGCTGCCGATCCGCCAGCTCGACCTGTTCGGCCAGCGCACCAAGATCGAGGCCGACGCCGTGCTCGGTGATGCCGACAAGAAGGCCAGGCTGGCCGACATCGACAAGAAGCTGGCCGCGCTGAACTGA
- the phnE gene encoding phosphonate ABC transporter, permease protein PhnE, with product MQPTVHIVRPSLAPAASAAPKRSLAWQLSWAGLLILLAASWKGADMRPFELWRDSGNMATYAAEFFPPNFTQWRMYLQEMVVTLQIALWGTALAVVTAVPLALLASANIVPWWIYQPMRRLMDSCRAINEMVFAMLFVVAVGLGPFAGVLALWVHTTGVLAKLFAEAVEAIDPQPVEGIRSTGASALHEIVYGVLPQVMPLWISYALYRFESNVRSASVVGMVGAGGIGVVLWEIIRGFQYAETCAVMLIIVVSVSAIDLASARIRKFLI from the coding sequence ATGCAACCCACGGTCCATATCGTCCGCCCGAGCCTGGCGCCTGCGGCGTCCGCCGCTCCCAAGCGCAGTCTCGCCTGGCAGCTCTCGTGGGCGGGCCTGCTGATCCTGCTGGCCGCGTCCTGGAAGGGCGCCGACATGCGTCCGTTCGAACTCTGGCGCGATTCCGGCAACATGGCCACCTACGCGGCCGAGTTCTTTCCGCCGAACTTCACGCAGTGGCGCATGTACCTGCAGGAGATGGTCGTCACCTTGCAGATCGCGCTGTGGGGCACGGCGCTGGCCGTGGTCACCGCCGTGCCGCTTGCGCTGCTGGCGTCCGCCAACATCGTGCCCTGGTGGATCTACCAGCCGATGCGCCGCCTCATGGACAGCTGCCGCGCCATCAACGAGATGGTGTTCGCGATGCTGTTCGTGGTGGCCGTGGGCCTGGGCCCCTTCGCCGGCGTGCTGGCGCTGTGGGTGCACACCACCGGCGTGCTGGCCAAGCTGTTCGCCGAAGCGGTGGAGGCCATCGACCCGCAGCCGGTGGAAGGCATCCGCTCCACGGGCGCCAGCGCGCTGCACGAGATCGTCTACGGCGTGCTGCCGCAGGTGATGCCGCTGTGGATTTCGTATGCGCTGTACCGCTTCGAGTCGAACGTGCGCTCGGCGTCGGTGGTGGGCATGGTGGGCGCGGGCGGCATCGGCGTGGTGCTGTGGGAGATCATCCGCGGCTTCCAGTACGCCGAGACCTGCGCGGTGATGCTGATCATCGTGGTGAGCGTGAGCGCCATCGACCTGGCGTCGGCGCGCATCCGCAAGTTCCTGATCTGA